A window of the Polypterus senegalus isolate Bchr_013 chromosome 4, ASM1683550v1, whole genome shotgun sequence genome harbors these coding sequences:
- the gba3 gene encoding cytosolic beta-glucosidase, whose amino-acid sequence MTLAAESKLTFPKCFGWGAATAAYQVEGGWNADGKGPSVWDIFSHQEGKIVNDENGDLACNSYYFWEKDLKCIKELGLTYYRFSLSWARLLPNGTTCNINRKGIDYYNKLINDLLSNQVTPVVTLNHFDLPQALEDLGGWASEEIVNIFDEYSALCFKTFGDRVKFWITINEPYVYADLGYEVGIHAPGLKQPGTLLYQVGHNMLKAHAKAWHTYNNLFRKLQKGFVSLALNSDWAEPYDPSSPQDVSSCERYMSFSLGWFANPVFKDGDYPSVMKSQIKDRTEKQGMAVSRLPEFKAEEKKMIKGTADFFALNYYTSRKVQHSEKPLDVQSFHADKEAEGIMDPSWPISGVSWLAVVPWGLRKLLNYIKITYNNPKIYITENGFAEKDPPSLEDDQRCDFYKETLLEILKAIHEDKADIRGYFAWSLLDNFEWSYGYSIRFGLFHVDFKNPELPRAVYKSGKQYAKIISHNGFIYTKE is encoded by the exons gaggGTGGAATGCTGATGGAAAAGGCCCATCTGTCTGGGATATTTTCAGTCACCAGGAGGGCAAAATAGTTAATGATGAAAATGGAGATTTAGCTTGTAACAGCTATTATTTCTGGGAAAAAGATCTAAAGTGTATTAAAGAGCTTGGGCTTACCTATTATCGCTTCTCCCTGTCATGGGCACGTCTGCTACCAAATGGGACAACATGCAACATCAATAGGAAGG gtatTGACTACTATAACAAACTTATCAATGACTTACTGTCAAATCAAGTGACGCCAGTGGTGACATTGAATCATTTTGACCTTCCACAGGCCCTTGAGGATCTGGGAGGTTGGGCGTCAGAAGAAATAGTGAATATTTTTGATGAGTATTCTGCattatgttttaaaacttttgggGACAGAGTGAAGTTCTGGATTACAATAAATGAACCTTATGTATACGCAGATCTGGGTTATGAAGTTGGTATCCATGCTCCAGGATTGAAACAGCCTGGAACTTTACTTTATCAGGTGGGTCATAACATGTTAAAGGCACATGCAAAAGCCTGGCATACCTACAACAACTTATTTAGGAAACTACAGAAGGGATTTGTCTCGCTGGCTTTGAATAGTGATTGGGCAGAACCGTATGATCCAAGTAGTCCACAAGATGTTAGCAGCTGTGAACGTTATATGTCATTCTCACTTGGCTGGTTTGCAAATCCAGTATTTAAGGATGGAGACTATCCATCTGTTATGAAATCACAAATTAAGGACAGAACTGAAAAGCAAGGAATGGCGGTGTCACGGCTGCCAGAATTTaaagcagaggaaaaaaaaatgattaaaggcACTGCAGACTTTTTTGCATTAAATTATTATACATCTCGTAAAGTGCAGCATTCAGAAAAACCATTGGATGTTCAGAGCTTCCATGCAGACAAAGAGGCAGAGGGAATCATGGACCCATCTTGGCCAATATCTGGGGTTTCCTGGTTGGCTGTTGTTCCCTGGGGACTGAGAAAGTTGCTGAACTACATTAAG atcACATATAACAACCCAAAAATCTACATCACAGAAAATGGATTTGCTGAAAAGGATCCTCCATCTTTAGAAGATGATCAGCGGTGTGATTTCTACAAGGAGACTTTACTTGAGATTCTGAAAG CCATTCATGAAGATAAAGCTGATATCCGGGGTTACTTTGCTTGGTCCCTTCTGGATAATTTTGAATGGTCCTATGGGTACAGCATTCGATTTGGCCTGTTTCATGTTGACTTCAAAAATCCTGAGTTACCACGAGCGGTTTACAAGTCTGGAAAACAATATGCAAAGATTATTTCCCACAATGGGTTTATTTATACAAAGGAATAG